From the genome of Methanobrevibacter thaueri:
AATTGAATCGTCAGGTTTCATTCCGCCAAGAAGGAACACACATGGGTGTTCAACATTGTCCAATGCGTTTTGGATAACTGTCAATTCCTTTTCCATTACACGGCCTGCTGCGGAAGGGGTGTTGACTGTGAAACCAACGAGGGACGCGTGTGAACGGTGTGCTGCCGCAAATGCGTCATTCACATAATAGTCGATTAATGGGGTCAAGTGCCTTACGAGCAATGTTTTTGATTGCTCTTCAGGAGTTCTTGAAAGTGATTCCTCTGAGAAAAATCTTGCGTTTTCAAGCAAAAGTATTTCATGAGGCCTTAAGTCTTTTATTGCCTCTTTTGCAGAGCTTGAAAACAAGGAATCAACATATTTTACTCTTAAGTTCAATAAGTCTGATAATGCCTCTGCATGTTGGGATAATGTGGTGAAATCCTTTTTACCCGGACGGCTTTGGTGAGCTAAAAGAACAACCTTTGCTCCCTTATTGGATAGCTCCTTAATGGTTTGGGCATGTAGCTTCAGCCTTGTGTCATCCAGGATTATTCCTGAACCCGGATCAACCGGGGAGTTGACATCAACCCTCACAAGCACGGTCTTGTTTTCAACGTCGAAATCATCAATTGTGTAAAAATCTTTAGCCATTTTCTCACTCTATAATTTACTTACTAAATCAAGCAAAGCTTCTTTTGGACTTTCAGCCTTGATAATTCCTGATGCAAGCAATACTCCATCTGCGCCCAAGTCCATTGCCGCTTTCATGTCATCGCCAGTTGTGATTCCTGCACCGCACAATACTTTAATGTTCTTGTTGATTGCCTTTACTTCCTTTACAGTGTCTTCAACGACTTCAGGCTGTGCTTGGGACACTGGTATTCCTGTACCGATAAGTTCCGGCGGTTCAACTGCAACGGCATCTGGTGCAAGAGCTGCCACCGCCTTTGAAGTTTCGATGTTGTTTGTGCATACGCAGGACTCGATTTCATTGTCTCTGCATAACTTTATGACTTCATCAATGTCTGCCAATTTCATTCTGTTTTCTGAATGGTTAATTAGTGATCCGCTTATTCCGGCTTCAATCAAGGTATTGATAAGGCTTGAGCCTGTGTGGCCTCCCGGTGATATCGGATCGATGTGTTGAGCAAAAATAGGTATGGAAGCTTCATCACTAATCCTATAAATATCTGCTGCTTGAGGCGCTGCGACCATGGTAATTCCAGATTCGCTTGCAGCGCTTTCTAAGTCATGTGCAAGCTTTAAAGCGTTTGCACCACTTGATTCCAAATAAGTTTTATAGTTTAATATTACAATTGGAGTGTCCATAATAATCCCACAATTTCTTTTTATAATAATATTTATAGAACATTATTAAATAAATTTTTGATTATCAATCCTTCTTTTAGACAGTTCAATGTATTCCTCTTTAATGTCATATCCTATATATCTGCGATTATTCCGGATTGCCGCTATACAGGTGCTTCCGCTTCCGCAAAATGGGTCCAGAACAACATCGCCCTCATAGCTGTAGAGGTTTATCAGCCTGTGGGGCAGCTCTACAGGAAACGGTGCCGGATGACCTATCTTTTTGGCGTTTACAGCAGGGAATTTCCATACGCTTTGTGTCCATTGGATGAAATCGTCATGGCTTATTGTGTCTCTTTTCTCCTGCTTTTTGTTCTTTGAATAGGAGTCCTTTGAAAAAACCAGTATGTATTCATGATAATCCCTTAAAACCGGATTTGAAGCGGACATCCAGCTTCCCCATGCGCATGACCCTCCTGCACTTGCGGATTTGTCCCAGATTATCTCGCCCCTCATGAGAAATCCCAAATCAAGCATTATCTCAATCACCATTGCGTGAAGGGGAATGTATGGCTTTCTTCCTATGTTTGCAATGTTTATGCAGGCTCTTCCCCCGGTTACCAGCTTCCTGTGCACCTCTCTAAAAACGCCTGTCAAAAGCTCCAGGTACTCATCCAGCGTCAGGTCGTTGTCATATTCCTTTCCCACATTGTATGGCGGGGAGGTGATCATCAGATGAATGCTGTCGTCAGGTATCTCATCCATCCTTTCGCTTGACTTGCAGTATAGCTTATCCAAGTCCTTTACATCGATTTTCGTTTCCCTATATTCAATGTTCTTCGGAATTTCAAATCCCTTGAACAGTTTTGAACTGTAAAACTTCTTTGAACTGTGTGATTCCCTTACAACCGAACCGAAAGTTGTTGTCTGTGTTTTTCTTGGCAAGTTATGACCTCTTTAGGAGATTGATGAATTTCAATCCCTTTTCCTGATAGGTTTTTTCTCGATTGGCCAATTCGATTAACTGGCCCAGTTTTTTGGGGTTCTGCATTCCTGAGAAAAAATTCAATTCCTGATTAAATAATTTGTCTAAACTCATATTAAACTCATCTATATTGTCCATCCTGAGAAACCCATTTTTATGACTCCTCTTTCGGGTGTTGCCATGGTTCAGGGGAAACGGGTTCAATGACCAGAATCCCTGAATGATTCCTGCCTTTTTGAGGTAGTCCGCCTTTTTGCAGAAACCGTTTGACAACGGAGCATTGCCCAGGACTATCAGCGGGATTTTTGAGGACTTGAAATTGGACACCCTTATGTCGATGCATTTTCCTATTGCCTTGAGAATCGAGTCGGAACGTGTGAAGCTTGGCCTTCCCTGGTGTGTCCTGTAGTCTCCAATCTCCCTTATGTGGGATGTTTGAACATCATATTCCCAATTCCAGACCAGAGACATTTTCACCTCAAATATCAGTTTCACCTCATCAGGCATTAGGACCTTCTTGTTTTGTGTTGCAATTGCGATGTCCGCAGGAGATTTTCGCGATATTCCGATTGCAGGAATCTGGGCCTGCTGAACCACATAGAGGTTCTTGTCTTCCAGGACATATTTTATCAGGTCACTGACCCATTTTTCCGTGTAGTTACCTATAAGCGAATTTCTGGCCTGAAGGGTTGATTTTGGCCCGTCATATCCCTTTGGCCAGTATGCCACATATCTCTCATCACTTGTCCTGTAGAACAGTTGGTCATAGGATGCGAAATTCCTTGACTTTTCAAAAAATATTTTTTCCTGATTTCTGCCCCATAATCTCATAAAACATAGTATAATATCTAAACATATAAATAATTTTTAGAATATTTAATATCAATTTGTTTAATACAATGCAATATTGGTCCGAGTGTGTAAAAATTAAATACTATCATGACTAAAAATAAATTTGATTTCATGTCATTCAATAAGGAACAAATAGAAAAACTGGAAAAAAGCGGATATAGATTCGTTGGAACACATGGCCATGCGGCAGTAAAGACCTGCCATTGGACTCGTCAAAGCATATCTGACAAGGGAGTTTGCTATAAAGAGAAATTCTATGGTATCAAATCCCACAGATGTCTTCAAATGTCCCCATCCGTTCCAAACTGCCAACAGGAATGTGAATTCTGCTGGAGGGACCTGACCTACACCCAAACCAGTTGGGAAGATGACGAATACGATGATCCCAAAACAATTGTGGACGAAGCGATAAAGGCTCAGAATAACCTGATGTGCGGTTTTTATGGAAACCCTAATGCCAACAAGAAAAAGCTGGAGGAAATGAAAAATCCGAACAACGCAGCGATTTCACTGGCCGGAGAGCCAACCCTCTACCCCAAGATTGACGAACTGATTGGTGAATTCAACAGGCGTGACTTCACAACATTCGTTGTCAGCAACGGCCAATGCGTTGACAGATTGCGTAACCTGGAAAATGATCCATATCAACTTTACCTTTCCTTAGATGCACCTTCAAAGAAAATATTTGAAGAGGTGTGCAGACCAAGAATAAATGATGCTTGGGACAATTTAAATGAATCACTTGAAACACTTGCTAGTTTTAACTCACGCACATGCATACGAAATACCTGTGTTCGCGGAAAAAACATGGAAAATCCTGAAGAGTATGCGAAGCTAATCAAAAAGGCAAACCCAGATTATGTGGAAGTGAAGGCGTATATGTACGTCGGATCATCACGTGAAAGATTGACAATGGACAACATGCCATCCTTTGATGAGGTTAAGGAATTCGCCAAAAAAATCGGTGAAAACTGTGGAAAAGAAATAGTAAACGAATCTCAAGTTAGTCGTGTCGTTCTCCTTGAGTAAACTAAATCTAAAGGAATGTTAGTTAAATCTATCCCAAATGGAATAGACTTAATTTCCTTTAAGAGATTTTCTAAATTTTAGCAAAGAAATTATTTGCCTTCGGCTTTTAATTCTTCACAAAGTTCAACGGCCTTTTTAGCAGCCTTTTCCATTGAAGTTTCAAATGGAATTCCTGCTTCCTCTAAAAGTCTCTGACCTTCCTCCTCATTGGTACCGGTCAATCTGATAACAATGTGGACCTTACGGTCTGCCTGTTCTAAAGCCTTGATTACACCACGTGCAACATCATCAGCTTTAGTGATTCCTCCTAAAACGTTGAGGAATACCACTTTAACAGGATCATAGTTTAAAACAATGTTTAATGCCTGATTGATGATATGTTCTGAAGCTCCACCACCAATATCCAGGAATGTGGCCGGTTCTCCACCATTGAGCTTGATCATATCCATTGCTGTCAATGTTAAACCCGCACCGTTACCGATTACTGCAATGTCACCGTCCAATTGGACAAAGTCAACAGCTTTCTTCTTATAATGGAGCCTGTCAACTAAATCCTGGTGTCTGAATAGGGAATCATTTTCAACAACCATCTTGGCGTCAGCGGCAATCAATCCTTTTGGAGTCAATACCAATGGATTTATCTCGGCGGTATCAGCGTCATATTTTGTGAATACATTGTATAATTTCCAGATGATGTCTCCCATTGGGGAAATCAATTCGGATGGAACTTCCATTTTACGTGCGATTTCACGTGCTTCGTATGGCAAGAATTCAAGCAAAGGATTAGGATAGTACTTGATAATCTTTTCAGGATTGGTCTTTGCCAGATTTTCAATTTCGACCCCACCATCCTTACTTGCAAGAATGACAGGTCTTCTGGCACCCCTATCAACTGATACGGTTACAAAGAACTCGTTCAAGATATCTGCTTTTTCTTCAATTAAAAGGTGTTTTACCTTTTCACCTTTAATTTCCATACCTAAAATTTCTTCTGCAACTTTTAAAGCTTCACCAGGGTTATTTGCAAATTTTACACCCCCTGCTTTACCTCTACCTCCGGTCAACACTTGAGCTTTGACAACAACCGGAATGTCCATTTCGGAACATACGGACATCGCTTCTTCCGGAGAGTAAGCCACGTGACCTTCTAAAATTGGAATTCCTTCATCGTTAAAAATTTGTTTTGCTACATTTTCAAAAAATCTCATTATAACACCCTTTATTCAACTAAAGCATATCCTGCTTCAAATGCGCTAATGTTCTTCTCTTCAGTTCCTGCCGGAACGCTTGCCTCAATAGCTTTCATAGCTGCCTCTTTGGATATCACTTCAGTAATTTTTGTTATTGCTCCAACCATCACAATGTTTGCTACGATCTTAAGTCCGATTTCATCGATAGCTGTTTGTGTTGCAGGAGCTTCATAAACCTTAATATTATGCTCTTCTATAAATTCTTTGACATCCTCAACATCGGTTGTTCCAGGATCAACTATTAAAGTTCCGTTATCCTTCAAATCCACGATATACTTGATTAACGCTTCGTTGGACATTGCTACCAAGATATCAGGATTTTGAACTTTTGGATAATCGACTTCAGTGTCGCTGATTACAACTTCACATTTGGAAGCTCCTCCACGAGCTTCAGGACCGTATGATTGAGTTTGAACAGCTTCTTTATTGTCAAAAAGACTTGCAGACTTACCTAAAATGATACCTGCAAGAATTATTCCTTGACCACCAAATCCGCAAATTCTAATTTCAGTTCTCATTTTATCCCTCATAACTCTGATTCATATGCAGAATTAATAACAGTCTTTTTGCCTGATTTTTCCACACTGATCTTATCAATATTATCTGTAAATTCGTCTTTTGTGTAATTAGCAAATTCGCCAACCACAATCTTGCCTTCCAAATCCCTTGCATTCATTCTGTCTGCAGCTGATTTGTATACTGTATTTGCCTTCATCACTGCGGCCATTGCAGTAGGTGTTTTGAGCTTGTTCTTACGGCCAAAGTAAGTTGGACATTGGGTTGCAACCTCAATGAATGAAAATCCAGGATTTTCCAATCCGTCTTTGATTGCCAATACGAGGTTTTCAATTTGCACGGTAGTCCATCTTGCTGAATATGTTGCGCCTGCAGCTGCAACAAGTTCTGCCAATTTGAACGGAGTGTCTTGGTTACCGTATGGAGCGGTTGTTCCAAAACTGCCTTTCGGAGAGGTTGGACTGATTTGACCACCGGTCATACCATAAATGTTATTGTTGATACAAATTACAGTTAGATTAATGTTTCTTCTTGCAGCATGAATCAGGTGATTTCCACCGATAGAAGCTGCATCACCGTCACCTGTGAATACGACTACATCAAGGTCCTTGTTTGCGGTTTTAAGACCGGTTGCGAAACTTAATGCTCTACCGTGAGTGGTGTGCAATGAATCGCATTTCAGGTAACCCGGAATTCTTGATGAACAACCGATTCCTGAAACCATTGCGATGTTGTCGAAATCCATTTCAGCCTTTTCCATTGCGGCTAAAAATGCATTGATGATAGCTCCGTTTCCACAGCCTGGGCAAAATATATGAGGTAATCTATCTTCCCTTAAATACTTAAGAAACCTGTTTTCCTTATGTTCTGACATTTTAGTTACCTCCCATTTTTGAAATTTCATCTAATATCTCATCAGGAGTTGGTAATAATCCTCCGATGACTCCCATCAAGTGAACATTGGCATCGCTTCCAAGCACACGGTCAACTTCATAATACATTTGACCCAGGTTCATTTCAACCACAAGCACATCACTTGCGTTCTTGGTGATTTCCTTCAATTGTTCATCTGGGAATGGCCATGGAGTGTCGATTTTAACGTAACCCACTTTCTTGTTGTCTTCCCTTGCCTTTCTGACAGCCTCGACGGCGGACCTTACAGGAGCTCCATAGGACACGATAATGATATCTGCATCTTCACATTCTTCACTTCTAACTGAGCAGATCTTGTCTTTATTGTTCAATACCTTGTCACAGATTCTTTGTACGAGTGCCGCATGGGTTTCTGGAGTGTTTGTGTCCGGATAACCTCTTTCGTCGTGAGTCAATCCTGTTACATGAATGTTAAATCCGTCACCGAATGCAGGCATTGGAGTTGTTCCGTTTTCAACGTTTTCGAATGGTAAGTAATCATCAGTCTTTTCAGGCCTTTTTCTTGGGACGATTTCAATGTCGTCTCCAACAACTATCTTCTCTCTCATGTGCCCGATTATTTCATCAGCCATTACAAACACTGGGCATCTGTATTCCTCAGCCAAGTTGAATGCCTTAATAGTGAAGTCAAAGAATTCCTGAACGCTGGATGGAGATAATGCTATCGGTTCGTAATCCCCGTGGGAACCCCAACGGGCTTGCATCATGTCACCTTGTGCTCCCATGGTCGGTTGAGCGGTTGAAGGTGAACCCCTTTGAACGTCAACGATGACGATTGGAGTTTCGCTCATGAATGCGTAACCGATGTTTTCCTGCATCAAGGATATTCCCGGACCTGATGTTGCAGTCATTGATTTGGCTCCTCCCCAAGAACCTCCAATAATTGCACCTGCAGAAGCAATCTCATCTTCCATTTGAACAAATGAACCTCCAACTTTAGGCAAATCACGAGCTAAGGTTTCTGCAACCTCAGTAGATGGAGTAATAGGATAACCGGCAAAAAATCTGCAGCCTGCAGTTATTGCTCCTTTAGCGCATGCTTCATTTCCTTGAATAAAAAATTCTTCAGCCATTTTATACACCTACTTTTTCCCCTTTGTGAAATTAGGATTAAAATTCAACTCATTGTCATCTTTCATCCACCAATTTTCCGGCAAATCTACAGTGATTGCCTGATCAGGACATGCAATTTCACAAGTACCACACTTTGTACATCTGTCTTCAAACTTGACAAATGGTAATTGGACTCCCTTTTTGTTGACATCAGGAGATATTGCATATACGTTCTTATAACACATAAATAAGCAAAGATGACATCCTTTACATAGTTCTTCATCAATTATAATCAATTTTAAAATCTCCTTATAATTCTATGATAAATAAATATAGAATGTATATTATCTATGTTATTAAACATTTAAATATCTTCGTGAAATCGTGACGAATTAGAAAATTTTTTAAAAATTAAAAATAAAATAATGAGTAATGATTGACTTGCAAACACCGATTAGCGATGATGACTTGGACAGGTTGGATGTCGGTGACAAAATCACCATATCCGGAACCATCTATACCGGCCGTGATGCGGCACTGCCACAACTGGTTGAACTGATTAATGAAAAAGAGGTGCCGTTTGATTTGAACGGCAGCGTCATAATGCACACCGCATTCAGTGATGCCGGAATCGCACCTACAACCAGCAGCAAGGTCGAAATAGAATCAACAATAACTCCATTAAGCGAATCAGGCGTTAAAATTCATATCGGAAAGGGAATGCTTAATGACGATACGCTAAAAGCATTGAATGAAAACAATTCCATTTTTGTGATAACACCGCCTGTGGCGGCGCTGCTGACAAGCAAAGTGCTGGAAAAGAAGTGTGTCCTGTTTGAAAATGAAGGCATGGAAGCCATGTTCGAACTGAAAGTCGACAGGATTCCCGGAATTGTAGCCATCAAGGATGGAAAACGGATTTAAAGCTTGATGTCCCTGATGTACCTTGCAGGAACTCCCGCAACAATGGTGTTCTTTTCAACATCCTTTGTAACGACCGCACCAGCCCCAACAATTGCATTGTCCCCAATGGAAACTCCTGGAGTTATTGTGACATTGGATCCAATCCATACGTCATTACCTATCTTAATTGGGCCCGGAATCAAATTTCCTCTTTTTTCAGGATTCTCATCATGGTTTAATGTTGCCAAAACGACATTATGGCCAATCAGAACATTATCCCCTATGTAAATTCCGCCCTGGTCCTGGAACCTGCATCCTGAATTGATGAAAACGTTCTTTCCCAAGTGAATGTTCTTTCCGAAATCCGTTGTGAAGGGTGGGAAAACCCTGAAGTCCTCGCTGACTTCCTCACCAATCAGCCTGGAGAACAATTCACGAATCTCTTCAAAATCATGATATTTGTAATTTAGCTCACAGGTTATCCTTTGCGCCTCTTGTGAATAGTAATTGCAGGCCATTGCAGCCTCTTCATCCATCTCCAAGGCAATTCCCTCATTGAAAATCCTTAAAAGTTCATCCAATTCTAACATGGATAAAAGATATGTAAAAAATAGTATATTAAATTGTTGTTAATTGTAAAAAAAAGAGTTAAAAGAGTTATTTTAAATAACTCTGAAATTTTATCTATTCTTCAGCTTCTTCTTCATCATCTGAGTCTTCATTTTTTTCAAATGAATCTACGAAATTGACTTTGTTGATTTCGTCGATGTTGTCCCAGATGTCTTTAGCTATTCTGAATCTTGCGAAAGTGATGTCCATGTAGGATTGTTGATCGAATTTGGACATGTCATCTAATTTGATGTTTGCAACGCCGTCTTCGATGTCGATTTCGGTTTTGTCGATGTCGACATTAGGGTTGGAGTAGTGTAACTCAATCATGCTTTTGATTTTTTCGGTTTCGTCTTCGATGATTTCAGTTACTTCAACATCATAGACTAAGTCTCTTCCTGCTAATTCGTGGTTGAAGTCAACTTTTACTCTTCCACCGTTTACGGTTAAGATTTTACCGGTTGCGCCTTCGGATTGGATTTTCATACCTGGATATGGAGTCATTCCTTGTTTTTTGAATTCTTTCATAGGCACTAATTGGATTAAAGAGGAGTCTCTTTGACCGAAACCGTTTTCAGCGTCTACTTCAATTACTTTTTTGTCTCCTTCTTCTAAACCGATAATTGCTTCTTCAATAGCAGGTAATAAGTGGTTTCCTCCTACAACGATTGGAATTGGTTTGTAGGTTTTGTTTTCTTCGAAAATGCCCACTTCTTGTGCAACTTCCTCATAAGTAGTATCAAATACGTCATCAGTGTCTTTTATTTTACCAGTAAAGTTTACTCTTACAAAATCTCCGTTATCTACAGCCATAATTTTAGCTCCTATATAATTTTGATTAAATAATTTGTTAATAAATATAACATTAATAATTTTAGTAACCATTACTTATTAAAGTTTTGTTTATATCCAGAATATATGTCAAAAATTATTGCTGTGGAAATAAATTAAATACTTTCCAAATGCTCTCGGTAAAAGACTAATATTTATTATAAACATATTAATTATCATGCAAAGAAGAGGAGCAGTCAATCTACCATTGCATGGAGGCCACCCACCACGCTGGCTCTTTTCAAGAATGGTTGAGCTTTCAGGAGCGTTGAGTAGCGTAATCATTGAGGAATACAGTTTGGAAGAGTTTCTAAACCGTATCTCAAACCCCTACTGGTTTCAGGCGTTTTCCTGCGTTTTAGGTTTTGACTGGCACTCCTCAGGAACCACAACCACAACGCTAGGCGCCCTTAAGGAATCATTGAGTCCCGAAGAGCACGGAATTTATTTGACCGGAGGCAAGGGCGCCAAGTCCCGCAAGACACCACAAGGCATTGAGCATGCAGGAGAGATATTCAACCTCAAGACAAAAACAACCGAAAAGCTGGTTGAAACAAGCAAACTATCCGCAAAGATTGATAACTCATGCATCCAGGACGGATATACGCTATACCAGCACAACTTCTTCGTAACTGAAAAGGGAGACTGGGCAGTCATCCAACAGGGATTGAACACCGAAAACAAATATGCAAGACGATACCATTGGCTAGGCTCTGAAGTGGAAGATCTCCTGAATGACCCTCACAGCGGAATATCCTGCGACGCAATGACCCCCAATACCTTGAACATGCCATCTGAAGAAAGCAAGGAGGCCCAAAGGATTAGTGTTGATTTAATCAATGACAATCCGATTCATTTAAGGCAATACTTTAAAAGAAAGGACAATCAGCTTCTTTTGGAGGATTTCTCAATGCCTGCACATCATCCTGTCCTTGACATGGACATCTCGGATAAGGAATTTGAGGTATTGACACGCGCATGGGAGATACAGCCTGAAAATTATGAGGAGCTGATTCTGCTTCAGGGAATAGGTCCTAAAAAAATAAGGGCACTTGCATTGATATCAGATTTGGTTTACGGTGAGCCTGCAAGCTGGAAAGACCCCGTCAAATACAGTTTCACACATGGGGGAAAGGACGGTTTCCCATATCCCGTTGACAGGGATGTCTATGACAATTCCATTCAAACAATAAGGGACGCCCTTGACCAGGCGCGCATAAAAAAAGATGATAAGTTAAAAGCCATTAAAAGATTAGATGACTTCATATCCTAACGGTTTTCATCGTGAATATTTACTGTTTTTCCATGGGCTGTTGGAATGACTTCCAATACAGGATTTTCAAATTCCAAATCGAATTCCTTTCCATCCATCAACAGGTGTTGAAATACCGCCAATGAGGACACTTCTGAGTGAGGTTGTGTTGTTACTGATACATTCCAGTCTGCAGCCTTGTACACTCTTCCGGGAACCTTGGATCCGCCAACGATTATTAAAATATCCGAACCGTCTTCCCTTATTTCCGGTGCGGTTTCATGGGCTTGGGTTCCATACATTGTCAGGTGCACCACCTTTCCGCCATCAGATTTCCACTTATTGATTACACCCATGTAGCTTTCTGTGTATTCGATTTCAAAATTGCCTCCAAATCTGGAAGCGGTGTCCCTTACATTTTCCATTAAACGATTGTCACGTTCTCCAGCAAGATATATTTTGCTTGCTCCAAATGCACGGGCAGTTAGGCAAACATGAGTTGTAATACGTGTATCTCTTTTTAATCTGTGGTCTAATCTTAAAACATTAACATTCATATTATCATTTAACTATTACTCCTCGAAAATATATAAATTTGATGAGAAAAACCACATTCAATAACAAGGAGGTGATTGCATACATTGCCATTCAAGGAATGATAATTTAAATATGAAAAACAATTTATTAAAAAAACTTTAAATTGTGGTAAATCTCATCATGATTAGATTTGACTTCCCACTATATAAAAGAATGTATCAGATAATGTCAATCTTGATTTTAAGTTGTAAAAGATGTTTACAGGAAATATAAAGCCACAGCCATGAACAGTAATGAAAATAAACGTCCTACCTCATTACTCATTCCTAAAACATCACCATTTGCCAATACAAAATTTCGTTTTGCAATGACTGCTATTATTGTTCCTGAAATGATTGCTCCCAAAGCTCCGAAAATGCCCACAAGTCCTCCAAGCAAGAATGCGAAAGTGGTTATGATTGCTGTGGAAATGAAATATTTTGACGGAGTTGTTTCATTAATGAAATAGCTGCCGATTCCAGGAGTCAATGGCTTTGAAAGCAATGCTGTGGTGAGCAGTGATGTCTTTGCAAGCATTTCACAAATAATGATTCCTATGATGAAATTATAATCCAAAATATTGTAGATTCCTGCAATTGTAAGGCTTGCAACTAAAAATAGTGTTGCAACACCGCCTGAACCCACACTGGAGTCTTTCATGACTCTGATTTTACGTTCAGGCTCCCCATGAACCATCACTCCATCGGCCATGTCCATCACACCATCCAGGTGATTGTATCCTGTAATGATCATTAGAAACGCATAAACAATGACTGCTGCGAAAAATGAGTTCAAATGCAATATCTCCAAGGAGATGTAACCGCAAATTGCCGCTAAAATACCGATGAAAATGTGTATGAATGGCCATGCCCAAGTCAATTTTGTCATATACTCAATTGAAGTGAACACATTAATCGGCAAGATTGTTGAAAAGGTTAAAAGTCCTAAAAGTGATCTTATTGGGGAAAATTCCTCATCTTCAAAATAGCTATCGTCTTCCATAATTATTCCTCATACGGTTACAACTAAAATTCTCTAAAATTAAATTTTATAAATTATAATTATTATAGTTTTTAGGTGATATGTCAATCATCCAATAATCTTTCAACTTCATCCTTATGTTGAAACAAAACACAACCACCCTCATGGTCATCCAACAGGAGCCCTCCGTCCCTAAGGGACTTGAAGAGTTTTGAATCCAACACCTCAAGAAGGGAAGCGTCTTTTACATTGA
Proteins encoded in this window:
- a CDS encoding phosphoglycerate kinase, whose translation is MAKDFYTIDDFDVENKTVLVRVDVNSPVDPGSGIILDDTRLKLHAQTIKELSNKGAKVVLLAHQSRPGKKDFTTLSQHAEALSDLLNLRVKYVDSLFSSSAKEAIKDLRPHEILLLENARFFSEESLSRTPEEQSKTLLVRHLTPLIDYYVNDAFAAAHRSHASLVGFTVNTPSAAGRVMEKELTVIQNALDNVEHPCVFLLGGMKPDDSIDVMENVLSNGTADSILTTGIVGNIVLWAAGYDIGEMNRNFIASRGYEDMVAKSKELIERFGDKVKYPIDVACEIDGQRVDIDYTEIPNEPIFDIGVKTIAYYAKEIRDAKTIFANGPAGVFEDPKFAMGTEDLINAMASSEGFSLIGGGHIAAATAGLGLEDHMSHLSSGGGACISMLAGKKLAAVEALKNCKD
- the tpiA gene encoding triose-phosphate isomerase yields the protein MDTPIVILNYKTYLESSGANALKLAHDLESAASESGITMVAAPQAADIYRISDEASIPIFAQHIDPISPGGHTGSSLINTLIEAGISGSLINHSENRMKLADIDEVIKLCRDNEIESCVCTNNIETSKAVAALAPDAVAVEPPELIGTGIPVSQAQPEVVEDTVKEVKAINKNIKVLCGAGITTGDDMKAAMDLGADGVLLASGIIKAESPKEALLDLVSKL
- a CDS encoding DNA-methyltransferase, with the protein product MPRKTQTTTFGSVVRESHSSKKFYSSKLFKGFEIPKNIEYRETKIDVKDLDKLYCKSSERMDEIPDDSIHLMITSPPYNVGKEYDNDLTLDEYLELLTGVFREVHRKLVTGGRACINIANIGRKPYIPLHAMVIEIMLDLGFLMRGEIIWDKSASAGGSCAWGSWMSASNPVLRDYHEYILVFSKDSYSKNKKQEKRDTISHDDFIQWTQSVWKFPAVNAKKIGHPAPFPVELPHRLINLYSYEGDVVLDPFCGSGSTCIAAIRNNRRYIGYDIKEEYIELSKRRIDNQKFI
- the twy1 gene encoding 4-demethylwyosine synthase TYW1, yielding MSFNKEQIEKLEKSGYRFVGTHGHAAVKTCHWTRQSISDKGVCYKEKFYGIKSHRCLQMSPSVPNCQQECEFCWRDLTYTQTSWEDDEYDDPKTIVDEAIKAQNNLMCGFYGNPNANKKKLEEMKNPNNAAISLAGEPTLYPKIDELIGEFNRRDFTTFVVSNGQCVDRLRNLENDPYQLYLSLDAPSKKIFEEVCRPRINDAWDNLNESLETLASFNSRTCIRNTCVRGKNMENPEEYAKLIKKANPDYVEVKAYMYVGSSRERLTMDNMPSFDEVKEFAKKIGENCGKEIVNESQVSRVVLLE
- the sucC gene encoding ADP-forming succinate--CoA ligase subunit beta; amino-acid sequence: MRFFENVAKQIFNDEGIPILEGHVAYSPEEAMSVCSEMDIPVVVKAQVLTGGRGKAGGVKFANNPGEALKVAEEILGMEIKGEKVKHLLIEEKADILNEFFVTVSVDRGARRPVILASKDGGVEIENLAKTNPEKIIKYYPNPLLEFLPYEAREIARKMEVPSELISPMGDIIWKLYNVFTKYDADTAEINPLVLTPKGLIAADAKMVVENDSLFRHQDLVDRLHYKKKAVDFVQLDGDIAVIGNGAGLTLTAMDMIKLNGGEPATFLDIGGGASEHIINQALNIVLNYDPVKVVFLNVLGGITKADDVARGVIKALEQADRKVHIVIRLTGTNEEEGQRLLEEAGIPFETSMEKAAKKAVELCEELKAEGK
- a CDS encoding 2-oxoacid:ferredoxin oxidoreductase subunit gamma gives rise to the protein MRTEIRICGFGGQGIILAGIILGKSASLFDNKEAVQTQSYGPEARGGASKCEVVISDTEVDYPKVQNPDILVAMSNEALIKYIVDLKDNGTLIVDPGTTDVEDVKEFIEEHNIKVYEAPATQTAIDEIGLKIVANIVMVGAITKITEVISKEAAMKAIEASVPAGTEEKNISAFEAGYALVE
- a CDS encoding 2-oxoacid:ferredoxin oxidoreductase subunit beta, whose amino-acid sequence is MSEHKENRFLKYLREDRLPHIFCPGCGNGAIINAFLAAMEKAEMDFDNIAMVSGIGCSSRIPGYLKCDSLHTTHGRALSFATGLKTANKDLDVVVFTGDGDAASIGGNHLIHAARRNINLTVICINNNIYGMTGGQISPTSPKGSFGTTAPYGNQDTPFKLAELVAAAGATYSARWTTVQIENLVLAIKDGLENPGFSFIEVATQCPTYFGRKNKLKTPTAMAAVMKANTVYKSAADRMNARDLEGKIVVGEFANYTKDEFTDNIDKISVEKSGKKTVINSAYESEL